AGGACTTTCTTGTTCGTAAGGTCAAGGTCCTGGAGTTTGCGGAATTCCATCGGGCTTTCCTTTCTTCGAGTCAGGCGTTACACTCTCGCAACATACCGGGCTGAGAAAACTCTGCAAGCGAAAGAGGACATCATGGCAAAGATCCACCACCTGTTTGTGATTGACCCGATCGAAAACCTGAATCTAAAGCTGGACTCGAGCCTGCGTGTTGCCCGTGCTCTATGTAACATTGGCCATCTCGCTTACATCTGTACGCCCGGTCAATTGGAATGGTTAAGCCGCGAATCCTGCGCTGCAGCGTTCGCTCAGGAGCTGGCTTTCCCGGACGGAGACATCAATTCCCTTCGCATGTCCCCGGCCCGCCGTCTGCGCCTTGATTTCTTCCAGGCCATCCATATGCGGAAAGATCCGCCCTATGACATGAATTACATTTCCACGACATGGTTGCTCGATTCTGCGGTGGAACGCGGCGTCAAGGTTTATAACGCGCCTCTCGCGCTGCGGAACCTGAATGAAAAACTCAGCATCTTTAAATTTCCGGACGCGATCCGTGATGGTCTCGTCTCCGCGGATCCTCAGCAGCTCCTGCATTTCATCAAGGAATCCGCGAATGGAGACGCCGTGCTGAAACCCTTGACCCTTTACGGTGGTCGCGGGGTTTTGCGCCTGAATCTGAATCAGCAAAAGGAAGAGCAGGTGCTGCATATCCTGCGCGAAGAAACCCAGAATGGTCAGGATCTCAGGCTGCTGCAGGCCTTTGATCAGCGTATTTTCCAGGGTGAAGTGCGAGCCTTCAGCATCAACGGCAAAGCGCTGAGCTGGTGCCTGAAGAAACCGCACGGCGATAATTTCCTGGCCAATACCCGCTCGGGCGCGACGCTGGAATCCTATCAGCCGCACATAGATGAAGTGGCGATGGTCGAGAATGTTGCCGGCGCGCTTGTGAAGGATGGTGTTTATTTCGTGGGATTTGACATCATTGGCAACTTCATTTCGGAAATCAACATCACAAGTCCCCGGCTTTTGCATGGGCCTGATGATACGCGCGACTACTATAAGGAAATCGCAGCGAGTCTGGCTCACGATCTGGGATAAGCGGGAAGATTCTGCCGACTTACGTCCTTTACGTGAAATAAAAACCCAAGAATTATGAGATGTTGCAGGGCCCCCGCTCAAGTCGCAGGCTGGATATCCGAAGGACCTCACAGCTTGCGTCAAGACAGGGAGTTTGCTCGTGAGAACACTTCGCCGTTTCTATACTGGTCTGGCTTTGTCGGCTCTTATTCTTTCCTCGAACTGCACCACCAGCGACAGCGGTGATGTAGAAGACAGCTTCGAGGCTGCGGATGCAGGCAATCAGGTTGTTGAAGTTCAAAAAGACGAAATCAATGACAGTGAAATCCCCGATCCCGAGCAGGTCGCCGCGGATGCTCAGCGTGCTGCGGAAAGCGCGGGTGAATCCATAGACGGCAACAGCTCCGGCACCATTCAGGATTTGACTGCCGAGCAGCAGGCCGAGCAAAAATCCCCTGATCTTCCAGAAGATCATCCGGCCGACGCCAGCAATTATCAGATGGCTGAGCAAAACAAGACAGCGCAACCTGTGAGCGACGTAGAGCCTGCGGCCCAGACCGACAGCCTGCCATCCCTTTCCCAGGTCGTGGCAGAAAGCGATACACCGGCCGACACAGCCTCGCCTATGCAGAATTCCATGGTCAGCGCCTCGGACGCCGGCATGGACAGCACTGGGACCATGGATTCCGAGAAACCAGCCAAGGCTCGTAAAAACAAGGTTCGGAAGACCCGCAGTCCACGCGGCACCGAGCACCTTTCCGGTAACTTCTATATCGTTCAGCCGGGCGACACGCTGGGTCAGATCTCGACCATCATCTTCGGAACATCGCGCCGCTGGCAGGACCTCGCAACAGCCAACAGCCTGGACGCCAATACTCCGATCTTCCCCGGTGACGTTCTTCGCTATCCCGCAGATTCTGCCTCGGCGTCATTCGAAAGCGCCTATAAGAATCTGCCTCGCTCGAAGGTCGTTGTGCAGAAGGGTGACACCCTGGAGCTGATCGCCGAACGTCAGCTCGGTAATAAAGCCTTCTGGAAACTGGTCTGGCGCTGGAACGAAGCTATCATCGCGGAACCTAACAGGATTTTCGAAGGCCAGAGCCTTGACTACATCGCGGCCGAGGAACTGACCGCACTTCTTTCCGATCGTAAGGGACTTAAGTCGGCTCACTAAGAACCGGAATAGCTCCATGATGTCCGTAAAGTAAACTTGCTCCTCAAGGTCTTTTTCAACCGGTTCGATAAGTTGGAAGATACAAGATTGGGACCATGAGGAGTTAATGATATGGCCAACATGCTCGGCAAGTACTTAGGTGGTATCGGTGGTATCGCCTTTACATTCGCCAGCTTTATCGCCTGTGGATCACAGATGTATAAAGTCTCGGTGCATGAGGACATCGACACCACGAAGACCGAGACGGCCAGCCCGCATTCCAATGATAAGACATCGACTCTCTATGGTATTCATGCCGCCAAAGGCTGGAACGGGGTTCATATCCCCTTCAAGTTCGGCAAGGACATGACCCAGCAGCAGAAGGTGCACCTGATGGCGGCCATCCAACGCTGGGAATGGGCCGTCGGCAAAAAGCTCTTTGCATTTGATGGTGATCACGCGGGTGTGACCGGAGACTCCTTCAAGGACCTTTATAGCTCGCTCCAGGACAATGTGAACGGACATTATCTGGATAACAACTGGAGCAAGACCGGAAAGCCTGACTCCGTGCTGGCGACGACGATCTGGAACAACGGATTCGATGCCTCGATCATTGCCAAGGCTGACATTCGCTTCAATACTCAGAACTATCTGATCGGCGATAGCATGACTCTGAAAGCCAAGGATAACAAGGACGTCGTCGACATGCAGTCCTTGGCGCTGCATGAACTCGGTCACCTTCTTGGACTCACGCACGTCTCGGAAGACGTGGATACCTTGTCCATCATGAACCCTGCCCTCTTCATCGGCGAGGGCCTTGCCACTCGTGAACTGTCACGCGGCGATATTGAACGCATCCAGACCGTTTATGGATGCGAAGGCAAGGCCTGTGACATTGATGCGCTGCTGAAAGAGCAGGAAACGGCCGACTGGGAGAAGCTCACGCTGACCGCCCAGGCCTGGATCGAAACGAAAGCCCAGGAATCACCCAAGCTTCAGTTGAACTAAGCCATAACCACGTCATCTTAAGTTGTGAACCGGGTCCTTTGACCCGGTTTTTTTTCGTGTCCACGCTCCCTCAAAAAGTCATCGACGCCCGGTTCGCTGCATCCTATATTGATGCGAAGTGCGCGGACAGTGCCATAAGGAGCGTGTCATTCCATGATAGAGTTGGAACCCAGCTACGACCATAAGCAATACGAAAAGAAATGGTATCGCCACAGCCTCGAAAACAAGTTTTTCAGCGCTCCCGTCGATTCCAAAAAAGTGCCCTATACCATACTCATGCCGCCCCCGAACGTGACCTCCCAGCTGCATATGGGCCACGGGCTTGGCTATTCGATTCAGGATCTTTTCATCCGCTGGAAACGGATGAAGGGTTTCAACGCCTGCTGGCTGCCCGGCACCGACCACGCGGGCATTGCCACGCAGATGATGGTGGAAAAGGACCTGGAAAAGGAAGGCACGACGCGCTGGGAAATGGGCCGCGAGAAGTTCTTCCAAAGACTTGTGGACTGGAAAGATAAATACGGCGGCATGATCCTGGAGCAGTTTAAGACCATGGGTTTTTCCTGCGATTGGGATCGGCTCGCGTACACCATGGATCCGAAGCTTTCGGAAGCTGTGCGTTACGTGTTTGTGGAGCTTTACAAGGAAGGCCTGATCTATCGCGGCGAACGCCTTGTGAACTGGGACACCGTCCTGCAGACCGCTATTTCTGATGATGAAGTGGAAAGCAAGGAAATCCAGGGGATTCTTTACTATTACCGCTATCCGATCGACGGCACGGATGAATTCAT
This window of the Oligoflexus sp. genome carries:
- a CDS encoding matrixin family metalloprotease, translating into MANMLGKYLGGIGGIAFTFASFIACGSQMYKVSVHEDIDTTKTETASPHSNDKTSTLYGIHAAKGWNGVHIPFKFGKDMTQQQKVHLMAAIQRWEWAVGKKLFAFDGDHAGVTGDSFKDLYSSLQDNVNGHYLDNNWSKTGKPDSVLATTIWNNGFDASIIAKADIRFNTQNYLIGDSMTLKAKDNKDVVDMQSLALHELGHLLGLTHVSEDVDTLSIMNPALFIGEGLATRELSRGDIERIQTVYGCEGKACDIDALLKEQETADWEKLTLTAQAWIETKAQESPKLQLN
- a CDS encoding LysM peptidoglycan-binding domain-containing protein, which encodes MRTLRRFYTGLALSALILSSNCTTSDSGDVEDSFEAADAGNQVVEVQKDEINDSEIPDPEQVAADAQRAAESAGESIDGNSSGTIQDLTAEQQAEQKSPDLPEDHPADASNYQMAEQNKTAQPVSDVEPAAQTDSLPSLSQVVAESDTPADTASPMQNSMVSASDAGMDSTGTMDSEKPAKARKNKVRKTRSPRGTEHLSGNFYIVQPGDTLGQISTIIFGTSRRWQDLATANSLDANTPIFPGDVLRYPADSASASFESAYKNLPRSKVVVQKGDTLELIAERQLGNKAFWKLVWRWNEAIIAEPNRIFEGQSLDYIAAEELTALLSDRKGLKSAH